The following proteins come from a genomic window of Paucimonas lemoignei:
- the speG_2 gene encoding N-acetyltransferase GCN5, translating into MAAILAHPDVMRYSVRGVMSAHATLEFIQWCIESCADSGWGPRAVVDNASGSLIGFCGLNREQVDGADEIELGYRLAPAFWGRGLATEAVRATLDQGFGELGLASVIAIVQPANVASVRVIQKVGFSGFVHSQYHRLGVRIYRMTREQWKAGASR; encoded by the coding sequence TTGGCCGCGATTCTGGCCCACCCCGATGTCATGCGTTATTCGGTTCGCGGGGTGATGAGCGCCCACGCAACCCTGGAGTTCATCCAGTGGTGCATCGAGTCCTGCGCTGACTCCGGATGGGGTCCTCGGGCGGTGGTCGATAACGCCAGCGGTAGCCTGATCGGTTTCTGTGGGTTGAACCGCGAGCAGGTGGATGGCGCCGATGAAATCGAACTGGGCTATCGACTGGCCCCCGCATTCTGGGGCCGCGGGCTGGCCACCGAGGCGGTGCGCGCCACGCTGGACCAAGGCTTCGGCGAGCTGGGCCTGGCCTCGGTCATCGCCATCGTCCAGCCTGCCAATGTGGCGTCGGTGCGCGTCATTCAGAAGGTCGGTTTCAGCGGCTTTGTGCACAGTCAATACCATCGTTTGGGTGTACGCATCTATCGAATGACACGGGAGCAATGGAAGGCGGGAGCGTCCCGTTAG
- a CDS encoding glycine betaine ABC transporter substrate-binding protein has protein sequence MTSIRTLLGCSLLALGLLGQPVAAADKTAPIHFGDITWESGSLITEILRTIVEKGYGYPTDTLPGSTVSLEAALAKNDIQVIGEEWAGRSPAWVKAQSEGKVHGLGNIVKGATEGWWVPEFVIKGDPAKGIKPLAPDLKSVADLPRYKDVFKDPESPQQGRFLNSPTGWTSEIVNTQKLKAYGLTDSYVNFRTGSGAALDAEISSSIHRGKPVLFYYWSPTPLLGRFKLIKLEEPPFDAEAWKTLADANNPNPKGTRSLEPHLSIGVSDPFHKQYPDLVAFFEKVDLPIDLLNQTLGQMSEKRQDPKVVAQAFLKDHPEVWKAWLPADVASKVSGSL, from the coding sequence ATGACATCAATCAGAACCCTGCTCGGCTGTTCGCTTCTGGCATTGGGCTTGCTCGGCCAGCCGGTGGCCGCGGCGGACAAAACCGCGCCGATCCATTTCGGTGACATCACCTGGGAAAGCGGTAGCCTGATCACTGAAATCCTGCGCACCATCGTTGAGAAGGGCTACGGCTACCCCACCGATACTTTGCCGGGCAGTACCGTCAGCCTGGAAGCCGCCCTGGCCAAGAACGACATTCAGGTGATCGGTGAAGAATGGGCCGGACGCAGCCCTGCCTGGGTCAAGGCCCAGAGCGAGGGCAAAGTTCACGGGCTGGGCAACATCGTCAAAGGCGCCACCGAAGGTTGGTGGGTGCCGGAATTCGTGATCAAGGGTGACCCGGCCAAAGGCATCAAGCCATTGGCGCCGGACCTCAAGTCAGTCGCCGATCTGCCACGCTATAAAGACGTGTTCAAAGACCCTGAATCGCCACAGCAGGGCCGCTTCCTCAACAGCCCGACCGGCTGGACGTCGGAAATCGTCAACACCCAGAAGCTCAAGGCTTACGGCCTGACCGACAGCTATGTGAACTTCCGCACTGGCTCCGGCGCTGCGCTGGATGCCGAGATCAGCTCTTCGATTCATCGCGGCAAGCCGGTGTTGTTTTACTACTGGTCGCCAACGCCGCTGCTGGGTCGCTTTAAATTGATCAAGCTCGAAGAGCCGCCGTTCGATGCCGAAGCCTGGAAAACCCTGGCCGACGCCAACAACCCGAACCCCAAAGGCACCCGCTCGCTGGAACCACACCTGAGCATTGGTGTGTCTGATCCGTTCCACAAGCAGTACCCGGACCTGGTGGCGTTCTTTGAAAAAGTCGACCTGCCGATTGACCTGCTCAACCAGACCCTGGGCCAGATGAGCGAAAAGCGTCAGGACCCGAAAGTGGTCGCTCAGGCATTCCTCAAGGATCACCCGGAAGTCTGGAAGGCCTGGTTGCCTGCGGATGTGGCCAGCAAGGTCAGCGGCAGTCTGTAA
- a CDS encoding ABC-type phosphate/phosphonate transport system, periplasmic component has translation MTLTQLPMYTAPDRVHQASEAWLTRICQLLGTHRDTAQGLELPELWLSKELLLAQTCGYPLMTLLQGKVRLVGRPVYELPHSAAGNHCSLLMVRADDPRTELKDFFGSHGLINSEDSNSGMNLLRHALAPMQRDGRFFADVSLTGGHRLSLRALKELRGDLAAIDSVTYDYLARDASEEVAGLRILARSAASPCLPFITSASRDTAQAEDIRQAMNQALLELPEVAEVLAISQVMPASERDYQVLLDYRQQAIDLGLPTLFA, from the coding sequence ATGACCCTCACCCAACTCCCCATGTACACCGCCCCCGATCGCGTGCATCAGGCCAGCGAGGCCTGGTTGACGCGCATCTGCCAGTTGCTGGGTACACACCGCGACACTGCGCAGGGCCTGGAACTGCCCGAGCTGTGGTTATCGAAAGAGTTGCTGTTGGCGCAAACCTGCGGTTATCCGCTGATGACCCTGTTGCAGGGCAAAGTGCGACTGGTGGGCCGCCCTGTGTATGAATTGCCCCACAGCGCCGCCGGTAACCATTGCAGCCTGTTGATGGTTCGCGCTGACGACCCACGGACCGAGCTGAAAGATTTCTTCGGCAGTCACGGCCTGATCAACAGCGAAGACTCCAACTCCGGCATGAACCTGTTGCGCCATGCCCTCGCGCCGATGCAGCGTGACGGGCGTTTTTTTGCCGACGTGTCCTTGACCGGCGGCCATCGCCTGAGCCTGCGCGCGCTAAAGGAACTGCGCGGTGATCTGGCGGCCATCGACAGCGTGACGTACGACTACCTGGCCCGAGATGCCAGCGAAGAAGTGGCAGGTCTGCGCATTCTGGCGCGCAGCGCTGCCAGCCCGTGTCTGCCGTTTATCACGTCGGCCAGTCGCGACACAGCACAGGCCGAAGACATTCGGCAGGCAATGAATCAGGCGCTGCTGGAGCTGCCCGAAGTCGCCGAGGTGTTGGCCATCTCCCAGGTAATGCCCGCCAGCGAGAGGGACTACCAGGTGTTGCTCGACTACCGCCAGCAGGCCATCGATCTGGGGTTGCCGACGCTGTTTGCCTGA
- a CDS encoding GNAT family acetyltransferase, with protein sequence MRGSPPPAALPMPDIEFCLLPEVCQPLLDKFYRAHRSPMRSSSGSQMWVARQPDIIGALCLRPVAGGYWLTGLFVDPDWRSQGIAGRLIAQALKDSAGAVWLFCDPDLAGFYERYGFVLADDLPQSLAEKLMRYSRAKALVAMVTG encoded by the coding sequence ATGCGCGGCTCTCCTCCCCCTGCTGCCTTGCCCATGCCTGACATCGAATTCTGCCTGTTGCCCGAAGTGTGCCAGCCATTGCTGGACAAGTTCTATCGGGCCCATCGCTCGCCCATGCGATCATCCAGCGGCTCACAGATGTGGGTGGCCCGGCAGCCGGACATCATCGGCGCACTGTGCCTGAGGCCTGTCGCTGGCGGGTATTGGCTGACCGGGTTGTTCGTCGATCCAGACTGGCGCAGCCAAGGGATCGCCGGGCGGCTGATCGCTCAGGCGTTGAAGGATTCGGCAGGCGCTGTGTGGTTGTTCTGCGATCCGGATCTGGCCGGATTCTACGAGCGCTATGGTTTTGTACTGGCCGATGACTTGCCTCAATCCCTGGCAGAAAAACTGATGCGCTACAGCCGCGCCAAGGCGTTGGTGGCGATGGTCACGGGCTGA
- the def_2 gene encoding peptide deformylase produces MIRDILKMGDPRLLRIAPAVPESMFGTPELKTLIADMFQTMESVGGVGLAAPQIGVDLQLVIFGFERSERYPDAEAVPQTILLNPLITPLGPQMEEGWEGCLSVPGLRGAVDRFQSIRYEGFDPDGQPIQRIAHGFHARVVQHECDHLIGRLYPSRITDFSKFGFMDVMFPDMDPNADE; encoded by the coding sequence ATGATCCGCGACATTCTCAAAATGGGCGATCCACGCTTGCTGCGCATCGCCCCCGCTGTACCCGAATCGATGTTTGGCACCCCAGAACTCAAGACCCTGATCGCCGACATGTTCCAGACCATGGAAAGCGTCGGCGGCGTAGGCTTGGCCGCGCCGCAGATTGGTGTTGATCTGCAACTGGTGATTTTCGGCTTCGAGCGCAGCGAGCGTTACCCTGATGCTGAAGCCGTGCCGCAGACCATTTTGCTCAACCCGCTGATCACGCCTTTGGGCCCGCAGATGGAAGAGGGTTGGGAAGGCTGCCTTTCCGTACCCGGCCTGCGCGGCGCGGTGGACCGGTTCCAGAGCATCCGTTACGAAGGCTTCGATCCTGACGGCCAGCCGATCCAGCGCATCGCCCATGGTTTCCACGCCCGGGTGGTGCAGCACGAATGCGACCACCTGATCGGCCGCCTGTACCCTTCGCGCATCACCGACTTCAGCAAGTTCGGCTTCATGGACGTGATGTTCCCCGACATGGACCCGAATGCGGATGAGTGA
- the yihY gene encoding ribonuclease BN — protein MIFPELRQLPLGKVMVRTVNEFLDDEMSTYASALAYQMLFSLFPFLLFLIALIGFLHLPDFFSWLRLQSELVLPPQALEQVNPVIDQLQQSKGGLLSIGIFIALWTASAGVRLMMSAMNAAYDVVEGRPIWKRFPLSVLYTIGIAMMMLAVAALMVTGPQVMNWLASQIGMEEFIVTLWTVLRWPLIVILLMVAVALIYYVMPDVKQEFRFITPGSVLAVVVWIMASLGFGYYVKTFADYNAMYGSIGAIIVLLLYFYISAAVLLLGAEMNAVVEHMSAEGKDKGEKEEGDGALESTEKQHVSGLGRDHSVPLPEKTGES, from the coding sequence ATGATTTTCCCGGAATTGCGCCAACTGCCTCTGGGCAAGGTGATGGTACGTACGGTCAACGAGTTCCTCGATGACGAAATGTCGACTTACGCTTCGGCTCTGGCTTACCAGATGCTGTTTTCCCTCTTTCCGTTTCTGCTGTTCCTGATCGCGCTCATCGGCTTCCTGCACCTGCCGGACTTTTTCTCCTGGCTGCGCCTGCAGTCGGAACTGGTGTTGCCGCCGCAAGCTCTGGAGCAGGTCAATCCGGTGATTGATCAGCTGCAACAGTCCAAGGGCGGATTGCTGTCCATTGGTATCTTCATCGCGTTGTGGACCGCTTCTGCCGGTGTACGCCTGATGATGAGCGCCATGAACGCCGCCTATGACGTGGTGGAAGGTCGGCCGATCTGGAAGCGTTTCCCGCTCTCGGTGCTGTACACCATCGGCATCGCGATGATGATGCTGGCTGTGGCGGCCTTGATGGTGACTGGGCCGCAGGTCATGAACTGGCTGGCATCGCAGATCGGCATGGAAGAATTCATCGTCACCTTGTGGACCGTCTTGCGCTGGCCATTGATCGTGATTCTGCTGATGGTCGCCGTGGCCTTGATCTACTACGTGATGCCGGATGTAAAACAGGAATTCCGCTTCATTACCCCAGGTTCGGTGCTGGCAGTGGTGGTATGGATCATGGCGTCCCTGGGGTTTGGCTATTACGTCAAGACCTTCGCCGACTACAACGCCATGTACGGCAGCATCGGCGCGATCATCGTGCTGTTGCTGTACTTCTATATTTCTGCTGCGGTGTTGCTACTCGGCGCGGAAATGAATGCCGTGGTCGAGCACATGTCTGCCGAAGGCAAGGACAAGGGCGAAAAAGAAGAGGGCGACGGTGCGCTGGAGTCGACTGAAAAGCAGCACGTGTCCGGTCTGGGTCGGGATCACTCCGTACCGTTGCCGGAGAAGACCGGCGAATCCTGA
- the csbD gene encoding CsbD-like protein gives MSSTGDKVKGMANEAVGNVKQGVGKATDNTKLQGEGKAQELKGEAQQAKGNAKDAIKKGVDKA, from the coding sequence ATGAGCAGCACTGGCGATAAAGTTAAAGGCATGGCTAACGAAGCTGTTGGTAACGTCAAGCAAGGTGTTGGCAAGGCAACCGATAACACCAAGCTGCAAGGCGAAGGCAAAGCCCAGGAATTGAAGGGTGAAGCTCAGCAAGCTAAAGGCAATGCCAAAGATGCGATTAAGAAAGGCGTCGACAAGGCGTAA
- a CDS encoding putative transmembrane protein: MKRTLCAYFTVLFTFLVLDGLWLGWLMGPTYREWLGPLMLEKPVVFPAVAFYLLYAFGVVMLAVKSALRRDSLRHALQRSALLGLVAYGTYDLTNWATLQGWPAQLAVIDLAWGTFLTAAAGTMGYLAARRVAA; this comes from the coding sequence ATGAAAAGAACCCTCTGCGCCTACTTCACTGTCCTGTTTACCTTTCTGGTGCTGGACGGCCTCTGGCTCGGCTGGCTCATGGGGCCTACCTATCGAGAATGGCTGGGGCCGCTGATGCTGGAAAAACCAGTGGTTTTCCCGGCCGTGGCGTTCTATCTGCTGTATGCATTCGGGGTGGTGATGCTGGCGGTCAAGTCAGCCCTGCGTCGCGACAGCCTGCGGCATGCCCTTCAGCGCAGCGCATTACTCGGGCTGGTGGCCTATGGCACGTACGACCTGACCAACTGGGCCACGCTGCAGGGCTGGCCTGCGCAATTGGCTGTGATCGACCTGGCATGGGGGACCTTCCTCACGGCGGCTGCCGGGACGATGGGTTATCTGGCAGCGCGGCGGGTGGCTGCCTGA
- the cvfB gene encoding rna binding s1 encodes MALIGRYNSLQVVKHTNFGLYLDGGADGEILLPNRYIPKDIPSEDEDWLNVFVYLDSEDKLLATTEKPKVQVGEFASLKVLEVNSIGVFLDWGLPKDLLLPYSEEKRTLQAGDYCVVHVYLDKHTRRITATARLDRYLDKTPASYSVGQEVDLLVAEATDMGFKAIINNKHWGLIHKNEVFKFMRAGKQEKGFIKEIRTDGNISLSLQPVGEEAASSLNSKILSKLRENNGVLPVSDKSDPQVISNLFGVSKGNFKKAIGALYKQGQIVIHADRIELV; translated from the coding sequence ATGGCTTTAATCGGGCGTTACAACAGCTTGCAAGTGGTTAAACACACTAACTTTGGTCTGTATCTGGATGGCGGCGCGGACGGCGAAATATTGCTGCCCAACCGTTATATCCCCAAGGATATTCCCAGCGAAGATGAAGACTGGCTCAACGTCTTCGTTTATCTGGACAGCGAAGACAAGCTGCTGGCCACCACAGAAAAACCCAAGGTTCAGGTCGGTGAGTTCGCCAGCCTGAAAGTGCTTGAGGTCAACAGCATCGGCGTGTTCCTGGACTGGGGCTTGCCCAAGGACCTGCTGCTGCCTTACTCGGAAGAGAAGCGCACCTTGCAGGCTGGCGACTACTGCGTCGTGCATGTCTACCTGGACAAGCACACCCGCCGCATCACCGCGACGGCCCGTCTGGACCGCTACCTGGACAAGACGCCTGCCAGTTACAGCGTCGGCCAGGAAGTTGACCTGCTGGTCGCTGAAGCCACGGATATGGGCTTCAAGGCGATCATCAACAACAAGCACTGGGGCCTGATCCACAAGAATGAAGTCTTCAAGTTCATGCGTGCGGGCAAGCAGGAAAAAGGCTTCATCAAGGAAATTCGCACCGACGGGAACATCAGCCTGAGCCTGCAGCCAGTGGGCGAAGAGGCCGCCAGCAGCCTGAACTCCAAGATCCTGAGCAAGCTGCGGGAAAACAACGGCGTGCTGCCGGTCAGCGACAAGAGCGACCCGCAGGTGATCAGCAACCTGTTCGGCGTCAGCAAAGGCAATTTCAAGAAGGCCATTGGTGCGCTCTACAAGCAGGGCCAGATCGTCATCCACGCCGATCGCATCGAGCTGGTCTGA
- a CDS encoding putative lipoprotein has translation MLNIRRCALSMGALLICQSAAAQVMERELGDFSLKLGTSPTRSMAQGLVTQNGAGSFHGGLDLTHDSGFYIGQWSPNVGVTSDSSLEVDSYMGFKKPFDQTLGYELGMIRYSYPDTSQLDTHEFYAGLRVLNSRIGAAFSNDIGRRDSTLIVDLGGIEQLGLGVRVQYANHQYDTPQQISDGSMVTGFNDWSLNLSKPWMGVDMNLIYSSSSLSGSDCTAYSGHNPQCEGMFTLKAVRSFF, from the coding sequence ATGCTCAATATTCGCCGTTGCGCCCTGTCTATGGGTGCCTTGCTCATTTGCCAGTCAGCTGCTGCCCAGGTCATGGAGCGGGAGTTGGGCGACTTCAGCCTGAAGTTGGGAACCTCCCCCACGCGCAGCATGGCCCAGGGCCTGGTCACGCAGAATGGCGCGGGGTCGTTTCATGGCGGTCTGGACCTGACCCACGACAGCGGTTTCTATATCGGCCAGTGGTCACCTAACGTGGGTGTTACGTCCGACAGCAGCCTGGAAGTCGATTCCTACATGGGTTTCAAAAAACCCTTCGACCAGACCCTCGGCTACGAGCTGGGCATGATCCGTTACAGCTACCCGGATACAAGCCAACTGGACACCCACGAGTTCTACGCCGGCTTGCGGGTCCTCAACAGCCGCATTGGCGCAGCGTTCAGCAACGACATCGGGCGCCGCGACAGTACGCTGATTGTCGATCTGGGCGGCATCGAGCAGTTGGGGTTGGGCGTTCGGGTGCAATACGCCAACCATCAATACGATACGCCGCAGCAAATCTCCGACGGCAGCATGGTCACCGGCTTCAATGACTGGTCGCTGAACCTGTCCAAGCCGTGGATGGGGGTCGACATGAACCTCATCTACAGCAGTTCCAGCCTGAGCGGCAGTGATTGCACGGCCTACAGCGGGCACAATCCGCAATGCGAGGGCATGTTCACCCTCAAGGCTGTACGCTCGTTTTTCTGA
- a CDS encoding lipoprotein produces MRTPLKAFISLLMALLVVSGCSRIGLAYRNLDIIIPWSLSDYLDMNTSQKDWFNTRLKDHLTWHCSTQLPGYLTWLDRMQQMVQTNQVKADGLQARTEEAKQAIAQISRQITPSAVELLVQLDDKQVQEMQAAFAKDQRKRENEFLKEPLNTQISERAERMEKRLTPWMGKLSPAQQQRIQEWSTSLGEQNRAWLDNRARWQTLFVATVQERQSPEFPGKIAKLLQDRETFWTPQYRAAYERTEQAAISLVVDLMAQSTPDQRQRLLTKIADTRKDFTDLSCLKAATAG; encoded by the coding sequence ATGCGTACCCCGTTAAAAGCCTTCATTTCGCTGTTGATGGCCCTGCTGGTTGTGTCCGGTTGCAGCCGAATCGGGTTGGCCTATCGCAATCTGGACATCATCATCCCTTGGTCGCTGAGCGACTATCTGGACATGAACACCTCCCAGAAAGACTGGTTCAACACCCGCCTCAAAGATCATCTGACCTGGCATTGCAGCACGCAGCTCCCGGGTTACCTGACCTGGCTGGATCGTATGCAGCAGATGGTGCAAACCAATCAGGTCAAGGCGGACGGGTTGCAGGCACGGACCGAAGAAGCCAAACAGGCCATCGCACAGATCTCCCGGCAGATCACGCCCTCGGCGGTGGAGTTGCTGGTGCAGCTCGATGACAAACAAGTGCAGGAAATGCAGGCTGCCTTCGCCAAGGATCAGCGCAAGCGCGAAAACGAGTTTCTGAAGGAACCGCTGAACACGCAGATCAGCGAGCGTGCCGAACGCATGGAGAAACGCCTGACGCCCTGGATGGGCAAGCTGAGTCCGGCGCAGCAGCAGCGGATTCAGGAATGGTCAACCTCGCTGGGCGAGCAGAACCGGGCGTGGCTGGATAATCGGGCGCGCTGGCAGACGCTGTTTGTCGCCACAGTGCAGGAACGCCAGTCGCCTGAGTTCCCAGGCAAGATTGCCAAGCTGCTGCAAGACCGCGAAACCTTCTGGACCCCGCAATACCGCGCCGCGTATGAACGCACCGAGCAGGCCGCCATCTCGCTGGTGGTAGACCTGATGGCGCAGAGCACGCCGGATCAGCGTCAGCGCCTGTTGACGAAAATCGCTGATACACGCAAGGACTTCACCGACTTGAGTTGCTTGAAGGCTGCGACGGCGGGCTAA
- a CDS encoding transcriptional regulator, giving the protein MDKPYDWDLVERLLHEVQNSADDTFKPRKYAEEHAAAMAADGEAVGNLDHLKAIAAEYEALLLNRGFIQPRPEDEGGNGENFILSPRGAQLLALIDSSIPGNDHPREVLDDQQDALDPATFEEVASKVQIA; this is encoded by the coding sequence ATGGATAAGCCTTATGACTGGGACCTTGTCGAGCGACTGCTGCATGAAGTGCAGAACAGCGCTGACGACACATTCAAACCCCGCAAGTACGCCGAAGAGCACGCTGCCGCCATGGCCGCTGATGGCGAGGCGGTGGGGAATCTGGACCATTTGAAAGCGATTGCCGCGGAGTACGAAGCGCTACTGCTCAATCGTGGCTTCATTCAGCCGCGCCCTGAAGACGAGGGCGGCAATGGCGAGAACTTTATTCTGTCTCCCCGAGGCGCGCAGTTGCTGGCCTTGATTGACAGCAGCATCCCAGGCAACGACCACCCGCGTGAGGTGCTCGATGACCAGCAAGATGCCCTGGATCCTGCAACATTCGAAGAAGTCGCTAGCAAGGTCCAGATCGCCTGA
- the srmB gene encoding ATP-dependent RNA helicase SrmB, protein MFSEFALHERLLKAVAELKFVEPTPVQAAAIPLAIEGRDLRVTAQTGSGKTAAFVLPILNRLMGPAKVRVDIRAVILLPTRELAQQTLKEVERFSQFTFIKSGLITGGEDFKVQAAMLRKVPDILIGTPGRLLEQLNAGNLDLKNVEVLVLDEADRMLDMGFSEDVERLANECSNRQQTLLFSATTGGAGLREMISKVLNDPQHLQVNSVSELASGTRQQIITADHNSHKEQIVHWLLANETYQKAIIFTNTKALADRLYGRLVALDYKAFVLHGDKDQKDRKAAIDRLKQGGTKILVATDVAARGLDVEGLDLVINFDMPRSGDDYVHRIGRTGRAGGEGLAISLICHGDWNLMSSVERYLKQSFERRTIKEVKGSYGGPKKVKASGKAVGVKKKKTDAKGDKKKTGAKAPTKRKITNRPKTDALSLVSKDGMAPLKKRKTETPAAE, encoded by the coding sequence GTGTTTTCCGAATTCGCCCTGCACGAACGCCTGCTTAAAGCTGTGGCCGAGCTTAAATTTGTCGAGCCTACGCCTGTGCAAGCAGCGGCCATTCCTCTGGCCATTGAAGGGCGTGACCTGCGGGTGACGGCGCAAACCGGTAGCGGCAAGACTGCTGCATTTGTATTACCGATCCTCAATCGCCTCATGGGCCCGGCCAAGGTTCGCGTCGACATTCGTGCCGTGATCCTGCTGCCAACCCGTGAGCTGGCGCAACAGACGCTCAAGGAAGTGGAGCGCTTCTCGCAGTTCACCTTCATCAAGTCCGGCCTGATCACCGGCGGTGAAGACTTCAAGGTTCAGGCCGCCATGTTGCGCAAGGTGCCGGATATTCTGATCGGTACGCCTGGGCGTCTGCTGGAGCAATTGAACGCTGGCAACCTTGACCTCAAGAACGTGGAAGTGCTGGTCCTCGACGAAGCCGACCGCATGCTGGACATGGGTTTCTCTGAAGACGTCGAGCGCCTCGCCAACGAATGCTCCAATCGCCAGCAAACTCTTTTGTTCTCGGCAACGACCGGTGGTGCGGGCCTGCGTGAAATGATCAGCAAGGTGCTGAACGATCCGCAGCACTTGCAGGTGAACAGCGTCAGTGAGCTGGCTTCCGGCACGCGTCAGCAGATCATCACCGCTGATCACAACAGCCACAAAGAGCAGATCGTGCACTGGTTGCTGGCCAATGAGACGTATCAGAAGGCAATCATCTTCACCAACACCAAGGCGCTGGCTGACCGCTTGTACGGTCGCCTGGTGGCCCTGGATTACAAAGCGTTCGTGCTGCACGGCGACAAAGATCAAAAGGACCGCAAGGCCGCTATTGATCGCTTGAAGCAGGGCGGTACCAAGATCCTCGTGGCCACTGACGTGGCTGCCCGTGGCCTGGACGTTGAAGGCCTGGATCTGGTGATCAACTTTGACATGCCGCGCAGTGGCGATGACTACGTGCACCGCATTGGCCGTACCGGTCGTGCGGGCGGCGAAGGCCTGGCGATCTCGCTGATCTGCCATGGCGACTGGAACCTGATGTCCAGCGTCGAGCGTTACCTGAAGCAAAGCTTTGAGCGTCGCACCATCAAGGAAGTCAAAGGCAGCTACGGCGGGCCGAAGAAGGTCAAGGCTTCAGGCAAAGCGGTCGGTGTGAAGAAGAAAAAGACCGACGCCAAAGGTGACAAGAAGAAGACCGGCGCCAAGGCCCCGACCAAACGCAAAATCACCAACCGCCCGAAGACCGACGCCCTGTCGCTGGTCAGCAAAGACGGCATGGCCCCGCTGAAAAAGCGCAAGACCGAAACGCCAGCGGCTGAGTAA
- the mscM gene encoding mechanosensitive ion channel family protein, whose translation MLLLVVALAAGRLARFLILYAMKMLGRQPTLHWLNDLLHNKVFNRLAQIVPSLVIQFGLNLVPDLSDTAKNIIGNIALAFTITFLTLALGALLNALLDIYARTTHARTRSIKGYVQLAKMILYIFAAIIIVATLIDRSPLLLLSGLGAMSAVILLVYKDTLLSFVASVQLTSNDMLRVGDWIEMPQVGADGDVVDITLHTVKVQNFDKTIVSIPTWRLMSESFKNWRGMQQSGGRRIKRSLCIDASGVRFVRDDEELQLSQVHLLTDYIGRKQAELLAWNEAQGNVAALSANRRRMTNIGTFRAYALAYLKSHPDIHPDMTCMVRQLETTSQGVPLEIYCFTRTIAWADYERIQGDIFDYLLAVLPEFGLSLYQQPSGADMRVGLAKT comes from the coding sequence ATGTTGCTGCTGGTGGTCGCACTGGCTGCAGGGCGGCTGGCGCGCTTCCTGATCCTCTACGCGATGAAGATGCTGGGTCGACAGCCGACGCTGCACTGGCTCAATGACCTGCTTCATAACAAGGTCTTCAATCGCCTGGCGCAAATCGTGCCCTCGCTGGTGATCCAGTTCGGCTTGAATCTGGTCCCGGATTTGAGTGACACAGCCAAGAACATCATCGGCAACATCGCCTTGGCGTTCACCATCACGTTCCTGACCCTGGCGCTGGGCGCGCTGCTCAACGCGTTACTGGACATCTACGCCCGCACGACTCACGCCCGCACCCGCTCGATCAAGGGTTATGTGCAGCTGGCAAAGATGATTCTGTATATCTTTGCCGCGATCATCATCGTCGCGACCCTGATCGACCGCTCCCCATTGCTGCTGCTCTCCGGTCTGGGTGCAATGTCGGCGGTCATTCTGTTGGTCTACAAAGACACCCTGCTGTCGTTTGTCGCCAGTGTGCAACTGACCAGCAATGACATGCTGCGCGTCGGCGACTGGATCGAAATGCCTCAGGTCGGCGCGGATGGCGACGTGGTGGACATCACCCTGCACACGGTCAAGGTGCAGAATTTCGACAAAACCATCGTGTCCATCCCGACCTGGCGCTTGATGTCCGAGTCCTTCAAGAACTGGCGGGGCATGCAGCAATCCGGCGGTCGACGTATCAAGCGCAGCCTGTGCATCGATGCCAGCGGCGTGCGTTTTGTGCGCGACGACGAAGAGCTGCAACTGAGTCAGGTTCACCTGCTTACGGACTACATCGGCCGCAAACAGGCTGAGTTGCTGGCGTGGAACGAGGCTCAGGGCAATGTTGCCGCCCTGTCAGCCAACCGCCGCCGCATGACTAACATCGGCACCTTTCGCGCCTATGCCCTGGCCTACCTGAAAAGCCATCCCGACATTCACCCCGACATGACCTGCATGGTCCGCCAACTGGAAACCACCTCCCAGGGCGTACCCCTGGAAATCTACTGCTTCACCCGAACCATCGCTTGGGCCGACTACGAGCGCATTCAGGGCGATATTTTCGATTACCTGCTGGCGGTGCTGCCGGAGTTTGGCTTGAGCCTGTATCAACAACCAAGTGGGGCGGATATGCGGGTGGGGTTGGCGAAAACGTAA